The sequence TTTGGCAAGATCACCGTTCGTGGGACTATCCTGGATATGGTTTTCCACATGCCGGATAACCTCCAATATCCTATGATCTACATTTAAAGTCTCGAATAGCTCAGGGCCGATATTGGACAAGATATCACTAATGATAGACTGTAATTTTAAAGTGTAGGTCACATAAAACTTTGTGTTCTCTTTTCTTAATCTTGAAGTCAAATAATTCAACTTTTCCTCTAGATATGGGTTGACCTCTACCTTAAATATTCCAGGATATACATTGTCAAATGGCACTCCAAGGTTAAAATGGATAAACAAATGGAGTAGGGAATTTTTTGCAATCAGTTCATCATTGTCATTTTGGTCAATATGCCTACCCGAAACATGGATGCCTTGGTCATGAACGTGATTTTTTGCAAAGCTTGTGGAAAATGATGTAAAAGGGAGGATAATGAATATGGCATCCTTTTCCATCAAATATTCATTTTGATGATGTTTTAGCATGCCACCGGGATTTTTGTTCCAATATATCCGCCAAAAAGGAAAAGCCATGTCATGACAGTCCCATAAATCCAGTTTCCAATAGCGACAGCACCAGACCTTCAATTTTACATCCGTAAAACTCTGTTTGTTTCTAGATGGATCGCCCAGGGATTCTCGAAGCACGGTGCTCATTATTATACATTCAATTGTTTGAATTGGATACAAATGTATAAATAACCATGGTTTAATTTGGAGGATTCTTACAGGCCTAGAAAAGTTCCGCTTATGAGCACATATGAACTTCCAAATGAAGTGACAAAGGAAATCGATAAAATTTCCATGGTTGCCGGTTATCTCTGGCAAAGGGAATGGGTAGAAAGAAATGGTGGTAATATATCGATAAACATGACTCCGCTATTTTCGAACTTCACCAAACCCGAATCCGCAAACTTCATAGCCCATCCATTTCCAAAGGAGGCGGCAGGACTTTACATTTTTGTGACCGGAGCAGGTTGTTATATCCGCAGCCTCATTGATGCCGTTGAAACGGCGTCATGCATCTTATACATTAATGAACAGGCTGATGGCTACACTATTGTTTGGGGCGGTAAAGAAGATGGCTTTAGACCAACCTCAGAGCTTGCCTCTCATTTACAAATACACCTTTTCAATAAAGAAAACAATCCCAACAACCTGGCTGTACTGCATGCACATCCAATAGAATTAATTGTGCTCAGCCACCATGCGCTGTTCAAGGATGAAGAAAAGCTGAACCATGCCATTTGGCAAATGTGCCCTGAAGTTCGTGTTTATGTACCAAGGGGTATCCATTGCACGCCATATGCTATAACACAGTCAGACGAACTGGCCAAAAGTACTACCCATGCCTTTACTTATAAGGATATTGCTCTGTGGGAAAAACATGGTGCCACCACCACTGCTGAGGATATTGAGAAAGCGTGGGACTTTTTGGATGTCGCCAACAAAGGAGCAAAATTATTGCTTACCGCATGGGCCTCCGGTTTTGAACCAGAGGGGCTGTCCAAAGATCAGCTTCAGGGATTGGAAGAACTATTTAAACTATAAGGACAATGAACAGATTAATAGGAAGACTGCCGAAGATTGGGATTCGCCCGGTAATTGACGGTAGGGAGGCTGGGGTAAGGGAATCGTTGGAGGACCAATGTATGGCAATGGCCAGAGCGACCGCCAAGTTGTTGGAGGACAGCCTGAGATTCCCAAGCGGTGAAAAAGTGGAGTGTGTCATTTCTGACACGACCATAGGAGGGGTAGCAGATGCGGCGGAGTGCTCGGACAAATTCAAAAGGGAAGGTGTGGAGGTCTCCATTACCGTAACGCCCTGTTGGTGCTATGGGACCGAGGTGATGGACACCGACCCACTAATGCCAAAGGCGGTATGGGGGTTTAACGGAACGGAAAGACCAGGTGCGGTATATCTTGCGGCCGCCCTGGCCGGATATTCGCAAAAGGGACTACCGGCCTTTGGAATCTATGGGAGGGAAGTACAGGATGCCAGAGATACCGATATTCCGGAAGATGTCAGCGAAAAAATATTGCGCTTTTCGAAAGCGGCCCTGGCCGTGGCCCAAATGAAGGGCAAATCCTATTTGTCCATTGGGTACAGTTCCATGGGAATCGCGGGATCCATGGTCGATGTCAATTTCTTACAGGATTATTTCGGCGTAAGGGCGGAATTTGTGGAGTCAACGGAACTGCTAAGAAGAATGGATGGGGGCATATATGACAAGGAGGAATTTAACAGGGCCCTAAAATGGGCCAGGGAAAACTGTGTGGAAGGTAAGGATTACAACGATATTGCCTCCCAAAAATCACTGGCAACCAAAGCGAGGGAATGGGAAAAGGTCATCAAGATGACGCTCATATGCCGTGACCTGATGGTTGGAAACCCAAGACTTAAAACCCTTGGTTTTGGAGAAGAAGCCAAAGGCAGGAATGCCATTGTGGGTGGCTTTCAAGGACAGCGACAATGGACGGATTACCAACCCAATGCGGATTTTACGGAAGCCATCCTTAACTCATCCTTTGATTGGAACGGCATTCGACAGGCATTTGTCTTTGCCACGGAGAACGATTGCTTAAATGCAATTTCCATGCTATTTGGGCACTTGTTGACCAATACCGCCCAAATGTTCTCTGATGTTAGGACCTATTGGAGTCCGGAATCGGTTCAACGGGTGACCGGGGAAAAACTAACTGGAATTGCCAAGAATGGGATTATTCATTTGATCAACTCCGGTTCCACAACCTTGGACGCTACCGCACAGCAAAAAGACCTTGAAGGGAAACCCGCTATGAAACCTTTTTGGCAGATTACGGAAGAAGAGGCCCAAAAGTGTTTGGACAATACCAAATGGCCGCCGGCCATTGCAGAATATTTTGGGGGCGGAGGTTTTTCCTCGCAATTCAAAACCAAGGGAACCATGCCATTGACCATGTCAAGAATTAACTTGGTAAAAGGAATAGGTCCTGTACTGCAACTGGTCGAGGGATGGAGTGTTGAACTGCCAAAGGATATTCATACCGTATTGGACGAAAGGACGAACCCTACTTGGCCAACGACCTGGTTTGTCCCAAGATTGACAGGGAAAGGTTTTTTTAAGGACGTTTACACTGTTATGGGAAAATGGGGTGCCAACCATGGTGCAATTTCCTATGGCCATATTGGAGCGGACTTGATAACATTATCCTCAATGTTTCGCATTCCTGTCAATATGCACAACATAGTAGATGAAAAAGTTTTTAGGCCGAGTTCCTGGTCCGCTTTTGGTGAGAACTTGGAATCTGCGGATTATAGGGCGTGCACCAATTATGGCCCTTTGTACGGGTTTAATAATTAATTTGTTTATGGTATGAATGTCATCGCTGTTTTTGATATTGGCAAGACCAACAAAAAGATATTTTTGTTTGACAAACACCTTAATGTGGTCCACACCAACTCTGTTCGTTTTGAGGAGATTCTTGATGATGATGGCTGCCCTTGTGATGATATTGAGTCCATAGAGAACTGGATTAAGGCAGAAATCTGTTCCATTCAAGAAAGTAATGAATACCGAATCAAAGCCATCAACTTTTCAACCCATGGGGCTACCCTGGTCTATTTGGATAGGAATGGTAACAGGATAACGCCATTGTACAATTATCTGAAACCCCTGGATATGGACTTTGCAACGCTCTATGAGGCCTTTGGGGGAGTAACTGCATTTTCAAGAAAGACGGCTTCCCCGGCATATGGAATGCTGAATTCTGGTTTGCAGATATATTGGTTGAAATACAAGAAACCACATTTTTGGTCTCAGGTTTCATCCATTTTGCATTATCCACAATACCTAAGTTATTTGTTTTCGAATCAGATAAAAGCTGATTACACCTCGATAGGAGCACATACGGCTCTTTGGGATTTTGATTCCATGCGATACCATCCTTGGTTGGCTTCGGAGAAAATAACATTACCGGAGCCTGAACCTGGAGATAAGGCCTTTATGATTGAATTGAACGGAAGCGAAGTGGCTATCGGTAAAGGACTGCATGACAGTACCTCATCCATTGTTCCTTTATTGGAAGACAACCTCGATTCACATAGGGAATTTGTTTTTCTATCCACAGGTACTTGGATAATTTCCATGAATCCATTCAGTAAAGAGGTTTTGACCCAACATCAGTTAAAAAATAATTGTCTCTGTTTTATGACACCTGAAAAAAGACAAATTAAGTCATCCATGCAGTTTTTGGGGTGGGTGCATGAAATAAATGCGGAAGCACTTGAAAAGGAGTTTGGTGTTCCATACGGTCATCATAAAATGTTGACCTTAAAAAAAGAGCTTTGTAGCAATACGATTTCCAATTCGGAGAGTATGTTTTTTAGAAAAGGTATACCTAAGGATTATCTAGGTGATTTCGACCAGGTGGATAATCTTGAAAATTATGAACATGCATATTACCAGTTGGTTTTTGAATTGGCCCAAAGGGTCTTTAAAGCCGTACAACTGATTTTGGATTCTTCAAATAATCTAAAGGATGTATACGTGTCTGGAGGTTTCAAAAGAAATCAAATATTCATTGAGTACTTATGCCAAATGATGCCAAATCAGAAAATACGATTTCCCAAAGGACAATACGCTAGTGCTTTAGGGGCGGCCATGTTGATGAAAAGTTATATGGACTGAGATCAAGGAAGTAATTCATCAAGTGTTGATTTCGCATATTGAGCATTTGAATGGGATGGTCTGTAAACATCAAGGTCATTTTGATTTAATGAGTACCAGCTAACGAAAAAGGATAAAATGAAATATTTTTTGGGAATTGATTTGGGGAGTTCGTCAATTAAAATTGCCATGGTGGAGTATAATTCAGGCAAACCCCTTGGAGTTGTCCAAGAACCTGAAAAAGAGATGACAATGATTTCCCCAAAACCAGGTTGGGCCGAACAAGACCCACAAGAATGGTGGAAGTTGACCTGTACGGGCATCAAAAAGATTCTCAAAGAGACTGGAACTAAAAAGGAAAAAATACTGGGCATCGGAATCGCCTATCAGATGCATGGGCTCGTTTTGATCGACGAACAGGGAATTCCATTAAGAAGAAGTATCATATGGTGTGATGGGCGTGCTGTGGGGATTGGCAATCGTGCACATGAAACTTTGGGTAAGGAATTCTGTGAGGACCGCCTATTGAATTCCCCCGCAAACTTTACTGCTTCAAAATTGGGTTGGGTCAAAGAAAATGAACCGGAGATCTACGAGCAAATACATAAATTCATGTTACCCGGTGACTATCTCGCCTTTCGATTTTCAGAAGAAATCAATACGACCGTTCCCGGGCTTTCAGAGGGCATTTTCTGGGATTTTAAAAACAATGCCATTTCAAGCGAACTGTTGGATTATTACGGTATCCAAAAAGGGCTGGTCCCAGAGCTAGTGGATACGTTTTCAGTTCAATCCAAAGTTTCAAAAAGAGGTGCTGAAGAAAGTGGGTTGCTAGAAGGGACCCCTATTCTGTATCGGGCCGGCGACCAACCAAACAATGCCCTTTCCCTCAATGTTTTCAATCCCGGCGAGGTTGCCGCCACTGGAGGTACCTCTGGGGTAATGTACGCCGTAACGGACAACCTTTCCGTTTCCGAATGTGCAAGGGTCAATAATTTCGCCCATGTCAATTACCAAGAAAACGCCCGAAAGAGTATTGGAAAATTGCTCTGTATCAATGGAACGGGCATCCAGTACCGATGGTTGATGAACAACTTAGCCGTGGCCTCGTATGAAGAAATGAACGAATTAGCCTCCAGGATTGAGATAGGTTCCGATGGGGTTCGTATCCTTCCCTTTGGCAACGGTGCAGAACGGATGCTGTTGAACAAAGATATCGGCACTCGGATTCTGAACCTGAACCTGAACAGGCATCATATGGGGCATCTCTGCAGGGCCGCTCTGGAAGGTATTGCCTTTTCATTTGCCCTTGGTTTTGAGATTATGCAGGAGGATGGTGTAGAACCATCGGTGGTACGGGCGGGCAATGATAATCTTTTTCGTTCAGAACTATTTGCGAAGACCATAGCAACGCTTATAGGACAGGAGATTGAGATTTATGATACAACAGGGGCAATAGGGGCTGCAAGGGCATGTATCCTCAATGATGGGGATTATGATAAATTTTCGTCATTCATGCGCAACGACTATGTGATGACCTTTAAGCCCTTTGAGCATAAAATCGCCTATGTAAAGGCCTATCAAAGCTGGAAGAAAGAACTGGAAATAATCTTAAACATATAGAACAAATGGTAGTGATTGGCAACAAGGAATATTTTAAGGGTATAGGTGAAATCAAGTTTGAGGGAAGAGAATCGGACAATCCCTTAGCATATAAATTTTACGATCCCGAACAATTGGTGGCCGGTAAGACCATGCGCGATCATTTTAGGTTTTCCATGGCCTATTGGCACACCCTCTGCGGAACCGGGGGGGACCCCTTTGGGCCCAGCACAAAAGAATTCCCATGGGCAACGTCCAATGACCCCATGGTGGCAGCAAGGGAAAAGGCAGATGCTGCCTTTGAATTTATTACCAAGATGGGGCTCGATTATTATTGCTTTCACGATTATGATCTGGTAGATGAGGCAGGTTCCCTGGCAGAATCTGAAAAGAGGGTCTTTAAAACCGTTGATTATCTGAAAGAAAAAATGAAGGTCTCCGGAGTGAAACTACTTTGGGGCACAGCCAATCTATTTTCGAATCCCAGATATATGAACGGTGCTGCCTCCAACCCGAATTTTGACGTTGTGGCCCATGCCGGTGCACAGCTGAAGATTGCGTTGGATGCCACCATGGAACTCAATGGGGAGAACTATGTATTCTGGGGTGGCCGGGAAGGTTATATGTCGCTTCTGAATACCAATATGAAACTGGAACAGGACAATATAGGACGTTTTATGCGCATGGCCCGAGACTATGCAAGGGGTCAAGGCTTCAAGGGAACCTTCTTTATTGAGCCAAAGCCCATGGAGCCCTCAAAGCACCAATATGATTTTGATGCGGCCACCTCCATCAAATTCATTCGAGAACAAGAACTAGCCGGTGATTTTAAGTTGAACATTGAAGTAAACCATGCCACCTTGGCCCAGCACACCTTCCAGCACGAACTTCAAGTGGCCGCCAATTCGGGAATGCTCGGAAGCATTGATGCCAACCGTGGCGATTACCAGAACGGGTGGGATACCGACCAATTTCCCAACAACGTAATGGAAACTGCAGAAGCCATGCTGGTATTCCTAAAATCAGATGGACTTCAAGGGGGCGGAATCAATTTTGACGCCAAAACGAGAAGAAATTCAACGGATCTAGAGGATATTTTCATTGCTCATATCGGCGGCGCTGACACTTTTGCACGGGGGCTTATGGTAGCCGATTCCGTAATCAATAATTCGAACTATGAAAAGCTATTGGGCAAACGCTACGCATCCTTCACCTCAGGAAAAGGTCTCGATTTTGTCCGAGGGAAACTTTCCCTTACCGATCTGTACGATGTCGCCAAACTGGGCGGGGAACCAAAACAGATCAGCGGAAAACAGGAACTATTCGAGAATATCATCAACCAATATGTCTAAAATATTAAGGAATCCCAGCATAATATGGTTTACATCACCCTTATCACTTTTGTAGCTACAATCGGAGGGTTTTTGTTCGGCTTTGACAGCGGAGTAATCAATGGTACGGTAAAAGGGCTGGAATTGGCATTTAATGCCCAGGATATTGGAAGCGGATTCAATGTGGCCTCCATGCTCTTGGGTTGTGCCATAGGCGCTTTTTTTGCAGGTAGGTTGGCCGATAGCTATGGCCGTAGGACCATGATGATTGTAGCAGCGGTATTATTTGTTATTTCTGCTTGGGGCTCTGGAATCTCAGGTTCTTCGCCTGAATTTATAATCTACAGAATCTTGGGCGGCCTTGCCGTTGGGGCCGCTTCAATCATGGCACCGGCGTATATTAGCGAAATAGCACCTGCAAAATATAGGGGTGGGCTGGCTACTATACAACAGGTAGCCATAATCACAGGATTGTTTGCCTCGTTTTTGAGTAATTATTTTTTGACGGAGATTTCAGGCTCCTCCCAAAACATTCTATGGTTGAATTTTGAAACTTGGCGATGGATGTTCTGGATGGAATTAATCCCGGCAACCGCATTCTTGGCTTTGCTTTTTTTCATTCCTGAGAGTCCGAGGTTTCTTGTGGCGATGAAATCGCATAGCAAGGCGGAAAAGGTACTGTCCAAATTGTATGGTAAAGTCCAGGCAAAATCACTTTTGCAACAGATCAGGGATTCGATAAACTTTGACCAACAACCTAGGCTCTCTGGCATTTACGATACTGCAAAAAAGAACTTGAAACCTATTGTGTGGATTGGTATTGGATTGGCCACATTTCAGCAATTTGTCGGAATCAATGTTGTGTTCTATTATGGAGCTGTGCTTTGGCAATCGGTTGGGTACGGCGAAAGTGATGCTCTTTTGATCAACGTTCTTTCAGGTGGGTTGAGTATTGTGGCAGTCTTGATGGCCATACTTTTGGTGGATAAAATAGGAAGAAAACCCTTATTAATTATTGGATCCATTGGAATGGCCATTACCCTTAGCGTTTTGGTCTGGGCATTCTTTAACGGGACCGTATCGGGGAACGGACAATTGGAACTGGGGGACTCCATGGGGATTTTGGCTTTGATAGCAGCTAATGCCTACGTGGTTTTTTTTAATTTTTCATGGGGTCCGGTCATGTGGGTCATGTTGGGAGAAATGTTCCCCAATCAATTGAGAGGGTCCGGTCTGGGCGTTTCCGGATTGGCGCAGTGGATTTCGAACTTCATCATAACTCTGACCTTCCCTATATTGCTAAGCTCAACGGGACTGGTCTCGGCCTATGTTGTTTATGCTTGTTGTGCTTTTGTTTCCATATTCTTTGTATGGAGGTTTGTCAAGGAAACCAAAGGTTTGGAATTGGAGGAGATGATTAGTTAACATAAAGTAGTATAATTTTCTTAAAATGAGGTTGTTCTTAACTCAGCAAAATTATCCTATGAATAGGTGTCCAAAGATACTTTCTTAATTACTGATGCCTAAAGGAATGGCTATGTAATTTTTTGACTTAAATCTAAATTGCCAAGAAAAATGGCCGTAAAAGTAACGACATTTGGAAAGTTCTCGGATACCATTGTATTCAGTGTTTTACTTACCAATAGAGAGGGGACAACAGCTGAGTTTCTGACTTTGGGAGCGACTTGGCATTCCTATTCCAGCAATGACAAATATGGGAACATGGTAGATGTTGTAGTTGGGCCTAAAGATTTGAAAGGCTATGTTTCCCAATTTGAGGATACTCCATATTTTTTTGGTGCTACGATTGGCAGACATTCGGGTAGAATCAATTGTAATGGTTCAAGTCCCTTCTTATCAGAAAATACTTTGACTAACAATGAGGGTATTCAATTGCATGGTGGTAGGGATGGCTTTGCTAAAAAAAATTGGTCAATAGAAAGTATAAACGAACAAATACCTTCTGTGACATTCTCATATAAGAGCAATCATTTGGATGAAGGCTATCCTGGGAAATTGTTGGTTGAAGTGACCTATTCCTTGCTGGAAGATAATACAATTACGATTGATTATATGGCCATGGGCACTGAAGACACTTTGGTTAATCTAACCAACCACACTTATTTTAATTTGGGAAATGAGCCTTTGGTCAATCAGTTTATTGATATTGATAGTAGAAGTAAATTGGAACTGGCGCCTGACCTTATTCCATCAGGAAATTTAATTTCCGTAAAAGGGACCCCTTATGATTTCACTGGATATGGTGAGATGAAAAAATTGCAAAATATCAATGGGTTGGACGATATCTATATGTTGAATAAATCATCTAGCGAGAAGCCAAAGATTAAATATTGTTCTAAAACTTCAGGTTTGGAGATGAAAGTATATACCGATCAACCTTCAGTAGTGGTGTTCGCACCAAAAGTTATATGTTTTTCCGGAGTTCCTAAAAACTTTGATATTGATTACTCTTTTTATCCTGCAATTTGTTTTGAGACCCAATTTCCTCCTGATTCCATAAATCACACTCACTTTCCTAGTTGTATCTTGAAAAAGCATAACATTTACACCCAAAAGACAAGATTTTCTTTTGGTTTTTGAAATATACCCGAAGAGATTATTAATTAAAAATACAAAGCAATTTTAAGCATTCCAAACAGCAAAAATAACTCCACTACAGCTATAGTTAAATCAAAATAAATCGTCATATTTTTGAATAAAAAATAGTTCGTCAGGCGTGTAGTTAAACTTTCTTCTAATGGATTTGGCTTGCGCCCATTTCTTTTCGATAGGATTAAGTCGTAATCTCCAAAGCCCTATATTTTAAACGATTTTAAATCTTACAAAAATCTGTTGACCGAATTGTTGACGGTCTATTTGATAGCAATTAATTGTATTTAGCTTTCAATTCAAAGTTAGGAATTATTGGTTAATGTGGATTAGTTAATTACAATTTAAACCATAGCTGTTTCTAGGGATACTTACATTTATACTCAGGATATAAAGAAGCCTTATACTAAGTGTTTTAGGGTTAATTACTTTATTCTGTATTATTTACTTTTTCATGGACCATAATCCCATATTCGCTCTACAAATTGGATTCAAAGGAGCTTTTTCATACTTCCTGACAGATATTAAGGTTCAAGATAAGACGTTATTTACTGGGTGCTGGTTGATTGCAAGAAACATTCAGCTAGTCTTTCCTACACCTTTCTCTCTTTCTTTATTCTTGCTCTTAGAAAGCGTTTTAAATAGTAGGTGGAGTATCTTTTGGTTTATTACTGTTAGGAAGGACTCGTTTTATCCTTCTAACAATTTCCGGCCAGTTGATTATTGCCCCATGATATTCTTTTTTTGTGACCTGAATTAACTCCCCGACAACAGACTCGGTCTCATTTTCCTTTTTCGTATATTCTTTGATTTTGTTGAGAAGTTCCTCATTAGATAGCGAAAGGTTAATGTTTGTTGCTCTCTGACTTTGTATAGTTGCATTCTTGCTTTCTAACGCTGCTTGTAGCTGAATTGCTGTGGCTTTTGCGAAATCCGCTTCTTGTTGAAAACCTCTAGCAACCATTATCCATTCTTGAATCCCCGGGTCTTTACCTATGAGTGTGATTTTGTTAATATTTTCGCCTTCTGGAAGCTTTAAATATACGTAGAGAGCTTCATATATTCTCTTTAATGTCTCTTCTTTATCATCTTCTGGCTCTATTGAGAATAAAATTTTTCCTGGTTCCTGCTCTATACCCGTTTGAGCTTGAATTCCTATATCACGAAGAAACTGAACAAAATAGGATAAATACCTTTGGCAAGCCGATATTAGGTTTTCATCTATTTCAAAATCAATTCTAATTCCAGAATTAAATTCATCAATTAGTTTGAGATATTCTTTTCTGATTTTTGAGATTAATAATGATAGGACCTCAAAATATGACTTAAAATATTTGCAATTAATTTTTAGAGCACAATCAGCTGTATCTGGATCCAACGTTATGTAAGCTTTATGATTTTCCAAACTGCTCAAGTTTGAATCGATAATATTCTTTACAATACGTTTTCTAAATTCTTGAAAAGAAAAGCTATCTTTCCAGGATTTGAAATCTGTATTAAATTTTATTTGTAGATGCGGAACTCCAAAATTTCCAAACTTAATGGGTCTTTTTTCTACTCCAGAAAATATGAAATCTAAATTTAAAGTA is a genomic window of Flagellimonas sp. CMM7 containing:
- the rhaD gene encoding rhamnulose-1-phosphate aldolase; its protein translation is MSTYELPNEVTKEIDKISMVAGYLWQREWVERNGGNISINMTPLFSNFTKPESANFIAHPFPKEAAGLYIFVTGAGCYIRSLIDAVETASCILYINEQADGYTIVWGGKEDGFRPTSELASHLQIHLFNKENNPNNLAVLHAHPIELIVLSHHALFKDEEKLNHAIWQMCPEVRVYVPRGIHCTPYAITQSDELAKSTTHAFTYKDIALWEKHGATTTAEDIEKAWDFLDVANKGAKLLLTAWASGFEPEGLSKDQLQGLEELFKL
- a CDS encoding sugar porter family MFS transporter, with amino-acid sequence MKESQHNMVYITLITFVATIGGFLFGFDSGVINGTVKGLELAFNAQDIGSGFNVASMLLGCAIGAFFAGRLADSYGRRTMMIVAAVLFVISAWGSGISGSSPEFIIYRILGGLAVGAASIMAPAYISEIAPAKYRGGLATIQQVAIITGLFASFLSNYFLTEISGSSQNILWLNFETWRWMFWMELIPATAFLALLFFIPESPRFLVAMKSHSKAEKVLSKLYGKVQAKSLLQQIRDSINFDQQPRLSGIYDTAKKNLKPIVWIGIGLATFQQFVGINVVFYYGAVLWQSVGYGESDALLINVLSGGLSIVAVLMAILLVDKIGRKPLLIIGSIGMAITLSVLVWAFFNGTVSGNGQLELGDSMGILALIAANAYVVFFNFSWGPVMWVMLGEMFPNQLRGSGLGVSGLAQWISNFIITLTFPILLSSTGLVSAYVVYACCAFVSIFFVWRFVKETKGLELEEMIS
- a CDS encoding L-fucose isomerase; the encoded protein is MNRLIGRLPKIGIRPVIDGREAGVRESLEDQCMAMARATAKLLEDSLRFPSGEKVECVISDTTIGGVADAAECSDKFKREGVEVSITVTPCWCYGTEVMDTDPLMPKAVWGFNGTERPGAVYLAAALAGYSQKGLPAFGIYGREVQDARDTDIPEDVSEKILRFSKAALAVAQMKGKSYLSIGYSSMGIAGSMVDVNFLQDYFGVRAEFVESTELLRRMDGGIYDKEEFNRALKWARENCVEGKDYNDIASQKSLATKAREWEKVIKMTLICRDLMVGNPRLKTLGFGEEAKGRNAIVGGFQGQRQWTDYQPNADFTEAILNSSFDWNGIRQAFVFATENDCLNAISMLFGHLLTNTAQMFSDVRTYWSPESVQRVTGEKLTGIAKNGIIHLINSGSTTLDATAQQKDLEGKPAMKPFWQITEEEAQKCLDNTKWPPAIAEYFGGGGFSSQFKTKGTMPLTMSRINLVKGIGPVLQLVEGWSVELPKDIHTVLDERTNPTWPTTWFVPRLTGKGFFKDVYTVMGKWGANHGAISYGHIGADLITLSSMFRIPVNMHNIVDEKVFRPSSWSAFGENLESADYRACTNYGPLYGFNN
- a CDS encoding AraC family transcriptional regulator, with the translated sequence MSTVLRESLGDPSRNKQSFTDVKLKVWCCRYWKLDLWDCHDMAFPFWRIYWNKNPGGMLKHHQNEYLMEKDAIFIILPFTSFSTSFAKNHVHDQGIHVSGRHIDQNDNDELIAKNSLLHLFIHFNLGVPFDNVYPGIFKVEVNPYLEEKLNYLTSRLRKENTKFYVTYTLKLQSIISDILSNIGPELFETLNVDHRILEVIRHVENHIQDSPTNGDLAKIANMATNSFSRLFRQQMNMTLHTFIMKRKIARSCELFLYTHKSIEEVAFDTGFADRYHFSRVFKSVTGTTPAVYKSGRFS
- a CDS encoding FGGY family carbohydrate kinase, translating into MNVIAVFDIGKTNKKIFLFDKHLNVVHTNSVRFEEILDDDGCPCDDIESIENWIKAEICSIQESNEYRIKAINFSTHGATLVYLDRNGNRITPLYNYLKPLDMDFATLYEAFGGVTAFSRKTASPAYGMLNSGLQIYWLKYKKPHFWSQVSSILHYPQYLSYLFSNQIKADYTSIGAHTALWDFDSMRYHPWLASEKITLPEPEPGDKAFMIELNGSEVAIGKGLHDSTSSIVPLLEDNLDSHREFVFLSTGTWIISMNPFSKEVLTQHQLKNNCLCFMTPEKRQIKSSMQFLGWVHEINAEALEKEFGVPYGHHKMLTLKKELCSNTISNSESMFFRKGIPKDYLGDFDQVDNLENYEHAYYQLVFELAQRVFKAVQLILDSSNNLKDVYVSGGFKRNQIFIEYLCQMMPNQKIRFPKGQYASALGAAMLMKSYMD
- a CDS encoding aldose epimerase family protein, yielding MAVKVTTFGKFSDTIVFSVLLTNREGTTAEFLTLGATWHSYSSNDKYGNMVDVVVGPKDLKGYVSQFEDTPYFFGATIGRHSGRINCNGSSPFLSENTLTNNEGIQLHGGRDGFAKKNWSIESINEQIPSVTFSYKSNHLDEGYPGKLLVEVTYSLLEDNTITIDYMAMGTEDTLVNLTNHTYFNLGNEPLVNQFIDIDSRSKLELAPDLIPSGNLISVKGTPYDFTGYGEMKKLQNINGLDDIYMLNKSSSEKPKIKYCSKTSGLEMKVYTDQPSVVVFAPKVICFSGVPKNFDIDYSFYPAICFETQFPPDSINHTHFPSCILKKHNIYTQKTRFSFGF
- the xylA gene encoding xylose isomerase, with product MVVIGNKEYFKGIGEIKFEGRESDNPLAYKFYDPEQLVAGKTMRDHFRFSMAYWHTLCGTGGDPFGPSTKEFPWATSNDPMVAAREKADAAFEFITKMGLDYYCFHDYDLVDEAGSLAESEKRVFKTVDYLKEKMKVSGVKLLWGTANLFSNPRYMNGAASNPNFDVVAHAGAQLKIALDATMELNGENYVFWGGREGYMSLLNTNMKLEQDNIGRFMRMARDYARGQGFKGTFFIEPKPMEPSKHQYDFDAATSIKFIREQELAGDFKLNIEVNHATLAQHTFQHELQVAANSGMLGSIDANRGDYQNGWDTDQFPNNVMETAEAMLVFLKSDGLQGGGINFDAKTRRNSTDLEDIFIAHIGGADTFARGLMVADSVINNSNYEKLLGKRYASFTSGKGLDFVRGKLSLTDLYDVAKLGGEPKQISGKQELFENIINQYV
- a CDS encoding xylulokinase; translated protein: MKYFLGIDLGSSSIKIAMVEYNSGKPLGVVQEPEKEMTMISPKPGWAEQDPQEWWKLTCTGIKKILKETGTKKEKILGIGIAYQMHGLVLIDEQGIPLRRSIIWCDGRAVGIGNRAHETLGKEFCEDRLLNSPANFTASKLGWVKENEPEIYEQIHKFMLPGDYLAFRFSEEINTTVPGLSEGIFWDFKNNAISSELLDYYGIQKGLVPELVDTFSVQSKVSKRGAEESGLLEGTPILYRAGDQPNNALSLNVFNPGEVAATGGTSGVMYAVTDNLSVSECARVNNFAHVNYQENARKSIGKLLCINGTGIQYRWLMNNLAVASYEEMNELASRIEIGSDGVRILPFGNGAERMLLNKDIGTRILNLNLNRHHMGHLCRAALEGIAFSFALGFEIMQEDGVEPSVVRAGNDNLFRSELFAKTIATLIGQEIEIYDTTGAIGAARACILNDGDYDKFSSFMRNDYVMTFKPFEHKIAYVKAYQSWKKELEIILNI